Below is a window of Kiloniellales bacterium DNA.
CGCCTGAAGCCTGCGTGCGACCGCCCTCGCTACTGCGCCGCCGTGGCCTGCTTGGCGATGCTGGCAAAGACCTCGTCCAGGTCCTTCGCCAGCGTCTTGAGCTTCTCGCCGCCGTCCTCGTAGGGCGCGAAGATCACCGTCGGCTTGCGGTAGGTGAGGGAGGCCGTGCCGTCGTCGTTCTCGGTGACGTAGAAGCGGATCGGGGCCTCGATCCCGGCCGGGATGCTCGCCTCGAGCATGGGCACGGCGAAGCGCGGGTGGTAGACGCCGACCACCATGTTGCCGGGGATCACTTTGTCGAAGGCCGCCTTGGCACCGACCGTCGCGCTGGCACGGGTGACCAGGCCCATCTTGTGCGCCTTGACCGCCGTGTTCAGGCGCTCGATCAGGGTCTTGTAGCTGTGCGGCGTCTTGGTGGTCACCAGGCCCTCCGGCGCGGCCGGGGCCGGCCCGGAGATGAAGGCGGCGGCCAAGAGGGCGGCTGCGGGCAACAGACAGGCAAGCGGGCGGTGCGTCATGGCGGGTTCTCCTACCTCGATCCGGTGGCACGGATTGGGGCGCCCACTTTAGCCCACTGCCTGCCCACGGCAACTCCATGACCCCCGGCAGCCGAGGGCCCTTGACGGTCCCGGCCTGGCGCGTCCTGGCCGCCCGGGGCATGCTCTGGCCCTGGATGGACAGCGTGACCTTGCGCCTGATCGTGCGCTGGTACCTGCCGCTGTCCCGGGCCTGGGCATCGGCCCTGGCTTCCGAAGGTAGCCCGGCAGCCTTCTGGGAAGGCGTCGGGCTGGCCGAGCCGAAGAACGGCCCGGAGCGCGCTCGGGCGGAGGCCGCGATCGCCGCGGTCCTGCGCCGGGCGGCGGCCTATCGCGAAGCGGAGGCGGCCTGGCGGATTGCCTTCTTTGGTCCGCACGGGATCGCGCCTGGGCACTTGGCCGCATTTCAGGACGACCGGATCGCCGCCGCGGAGACCTTGATGCTGACCCGCGGGCGGTTCCTCGGCCTGCACGCGCGTCGCCGCCTGCCGCCGCTGCGCTGGGAGATTGCGGCGCCGGAGGCGGCCGAGGCGCGCCACGGCCCGCGCCTGTCCGAACCGGAGGCCGCCTTTCCGGCTCTGGAGGAAGCCGAGGTGGCCCAGTCCCAGGCGTCCGAACGGCGCCACGGTGCGCTGTCCTGGCTCCGCTTCCCGGCGCCCTTGGGTGACACCGCCTGGGCCCGGGTGACGACGCCCGGGGGCATCGCCGACCCGCCGACCCTGATCTTCCTGCACGGCATCACCATCGAGACCGAGATGTGGCGGGACAGCTTCGATCCGGTGGCGCCACTGGCCCGGGAAGGCATCCGGGTGATCCGGCCGGAAGGGCCCTGGCACGGCCGCCGCTGCCTGCCCGGCTTCTACGGCGGCGAGCCTGTGCTCGGGCGGGGGCCGCTCGGCCTGCTGGAGCTGTTCGGAAACTGGGTCGCCGAGACCTCGGCCTGGATCGCCTGGGCGCGCCGGACCAGCCGCGGCCCGGTTGCGATCGGCGGGATCAGCCTCGGCGCCCTGACCAGCCAGCTTGTTCTGATCGCCGCCCGGAACTGGCCCGAGGCGCAGCGTCCGGATGCCGCGCTGCTGATGGCCGGCAGCGGTGATCTGCTGGCCACGGGCTACGAGGGCGCGCTGCCCAGGGCCCTCGACATGCGGCCGCACCTGGCGGAGGCCGGCTGGGAGGAGGCCCAGGTCGCGCGCTGGCTGCCCCTTCTGGAGCCCCAGGGCCGGCCGCTGCTGGCGCCGGAGCGCATCCTCATGCTGATCGGCCAGGCCGACGAGGTGGCGCCGGCCGAGACCGCGCTGGCCCTGGCCCGGCGCTGGGCGCTCCCGGAGGCCAACGT
It encodes the following:
- a CDS encoding DUF302 domain-containing protein, coding for MTHRPLACLLPAAALLAAAFISGPAPAAPEGLVTTKTPHSYKTLIERLNTAVKAHKMGLVTRASATVGAKAAFDKVIPGNMVVGVYHPRFAVPMLEASIPAGIEAPIRFYVTENDDGTASLTYRKPTVIFAPYEDGGEKLKTLAKDLDEVFASIAKQATAAQ